Proteins from one Escherichia coli genomic window:
- the yahE gene encoding DUF2877 domain-containing protein, protein MWALTADADFLAQRGQGQVEQVFARAVNIALPARQQLLTLLCEEYDNAPNSCRLALTHFNGLFHHGDKVQFDDQGITVGQHLHIEMSHCQRWLSPTLQMTAEKFHLIAWQQWHDIIHQHLGENETLFNYCGDNPFYQALNKELRIKRRAVIQAVSDKQNIALAVANMMGLGIGLTPSADDYLTGLVLILFISGHPAEKYKEKFYLGLQRGRNNTTLLSAITLEAALQQRCRENIHPFIHDIIYGIPGNSTQAIEKIKHIGSSSGCDMLYGMADACALSQTYGGNYVS, encoded by the coding sequence GTGTGGGCGCTAACTGCGGATGCTGATTTTCTGGCGCAGCGGGGGCAAGGACAGGTTGAACAGGTCTTTGCCAGAGCGGTAAATATCGCACTTCCGGCCCGCCAGCAGTTGCTAACGCTGCTTTGTGAAGAGTACGACAATGCGCCAAACAGTTGTCGGTTGGCACTCACTCACTTTAATGGTCTGTTCCATCATGGTGATAAAGTTCAGTTTGACGATCAAGGCATTACGGTTGGTCAGCATCTTCATATAGAGATGAGTCATTGCCAGCGTTGGCTGTCCCCAACCTTGCAAATGACCGCTGAAAAATTTCACCTTATCGCCTGGCAACAGTGGCACGACATTATTCATCAGCACCTGGGGGAAAATGAAACCCTGTTTAATTATTGCGGCGATAATCCGTTTTATCAGGCGTTAAATAAAGAATTACGTATTAAACGACGGGCAGTTATTCAGGCAGTAAGCGATAAACAAAATATCGCTTTGGCGGTTGCTAATATGATGGGGTTAGGGATTGGCCTTACGCCATCAGCCGATGATTATCTGACCGGGCTGGTACTTATTTTATTTATTTCCGGGCATCCGGCGGAAAAATACAAAGAGAAATTTTATCTCGGTCTGCAACGCGGCAGAAATAATACCACGTTACTAAGTGCCATAACGCTGGAAGCCGCATTACAGCAACGTTGTCGGGAAAATATTCACCCTTTTATTCACGACATTATTTATGGCATCCCCGGGAATTCAACCCAGGCAATAGAAAAAATTAAACATATTGGCTCCAGTTCCGGCTGCGACATGCTGTATGGCATGGCCGATGCTTGTGCGCTGAGCCAAACCTACGGAGGGAATTATGTCAGTTAA
- the yahD gene encoding ankyrin repeat domain-containing protein: MSIKNLPADYLLAAQQGDIDKVKTCLALGVDINTCDRQGKTAITLASLYQQYACVQALIDAGADINKQDQTCLNPFLMSCLNGDLTLLRIILPAKPDLNCVTRFGGVGLTPACEKGHLSIVKELLAHTEINVNQTNHVGWTPLLEAIVLNDGGIKQQAIVQLLLEHGASPHLTDKYGKTPLELARERGFEEIAQLLIAAGA, from the coding sequence ATGAGTATAAAAAATCTACCTGCCGATTATTTATTGGCTGCACAACAGGGTGATATCGATAAAGTAAAAACCTGCCTTGCTCTGGGGGTAGATATAAATACCTGCGATCGTCAGGGGAAAACGGCAATTACGCTGGCAAGTTTATATCAGCAATATGCTTGCGTTCAGGCATTAATTGATGCCGGAGCGGATATTAATAAACAAGACCAGACCTGTTTAAATCCTTTTTTAATGAGCTGCCTGAACGGTGATTTAACGCTACTACGAATTATTTTACCGGCTAAACCAGACCTTAATTGTGTAACCCGTTTCGGCGGTGTCGGCCTGACGCCTGCCTGTGAAAAAGGCCATTTAAGTATTGTGAAAGAGCTTTTGGCGCATACGGAGATTAACGTTAACCAGACCAACCATGTTGGCTGGACGCCGCTACTGGAAGCGATTGTGCTTAACGATGGCGGGATTAAACAGCAGGCGATTGTCCAGTTATTACTTGAACACGGTGCCAGCCCGCATCTGACCGATAAATATGGCAAAACGCCGCTGGAACTGGCGCGGGAACGAGGCTTTGAAGAGATTGCGCAGTTACTGATTGCCGCAGGTGCATAA
- the yahC gene encoding DUF1097 domain-containing protein produces the protein MNGLTATGVTVGICAGLWQLVSSHVGLSQGWELLGTIGFVAFCSFYAAGGGKSGFIRSLAVNYSGMVWAFFAALAAGWLASVSGISGFWASVIMTVPFSAVVVWQGRFGLLSFIPGGFLGMTLFFASGMNWTVTLLGFLAGNCVGIISEYGGQKLSEATTKRDGY, from the coding sequence ATGAACGGACTCACGGCAACGGGTGTCACCGTCGGTATTTGTGCAGGGCTTTGGCAGTTAGTGTCTTCACATGTTGGGCTTTCTCAGGGATGGGAATTATTAGGAACCATTGGCTTTGTCGCCTTTTGCAGTTTTTATGCCGCAGGCGGCGGTAAATCGGGGTTTATCAGAAGCCTGGCGGTTAATTATTCCGGGATGGTGTGGGCGTTTTTCGCTGCGCTGGCTGCCGGTTGGCTGGCCTCGGTGAGTGGGATTTCCGGCTTCTGGGCGAGCGTGATTATGACTGTACCCTTCTCGGCGGTGGTGGTCTGGCAAGGACGTTTCGGTTTACTGTCTTTTATTCCCGGAGGCTTTCTCGGCATGACGCTGTTTTTTGCCAGCGGGATGAACTGGACGGTGACATTACTGGGTTTTCTGGCGGGTAACTGCGTGGGAATAATTTCAGAATATGGCGGACAAAAATTAAGCGAAGCGACGACTAAACGCGACGGGTATTAA
- the yahB gene encoding LysR substrate-binding domain-containing protein has translation MNSIFTEENLLAFTTAARFGSFSKAAEELGLTTSAISYTIKRMETGLDVVLFTRSTRSIELTESGRYFFRKATDLLNDFHAIKRSIDTISQGIEARVRICINQLLYTPKHTARLLQVLKKQFPTCQITVTTEVYNGVWDAIINNQANIAIGAPDTLLDGGGIDYTEIGAIRWAFAIAPDHPLAFVPEPIAESQLRLYPNIMVEDTAHTINKKVGWLLHGQESILVPDFNTKCQCQILGEGIGFLPDYMVREAMAQSLLVTRQIHNPRQDSRMLLATQHSATGQVTQWIKKQFSPNGILTGIYQDLLHREN, from the coding sequence ATGAACTCAATTTTTACCGAAGAGAATCTGTTGGCATTTACTACCGCTGCGCGTTTTGGCAGCTTCAGTAAAGCCGCAGAAGAGTTGGGTTTAACCACTTCCGCCATTAGCTACACCATCAAGCGAATGGAAACAGGGCTGGATGTGGTGCTGTTCACTCGCAGTACCCGCAGCATTGAGTTAACGGAGTCCGGGCGTTATTTTTTCCGCAAAGCTACCGACCTGCTGAATGATTTTCACGCCATCAAACGCAGCATCGATACTATTTCGCAGGGCATAGAAGCGCGTGTGCGCATTTGTATTAACCAACTGCTTTATACGCCCAAACACACCGCACGCTTATTACAGGTACTGAAAAAGCAATTTCCAACCTGCCAGATTACCGTCACCACCGAAGTGTATAATGGCGTCTGGGATGCGATTATTAATAATCAGGCGAATATCGCTATCGGCGCACCCGACACGCTGCTGGACGGCGGCGGCATTGATTACACGGAGATTGGCGCGATTCGCTGGGCTTTTGCTATCGCCCCGGATCACCCGTTAGCCTTTGTGCCGGAACCCATCGCCGAAAGCCAACTGCGTCTCTATCCTAATATCATGGTGGAAGACACCGCGCATACGATTAATAAAAAAGTGGGCTGGTTGCTGCATGGGCAGGAGTCAATTCTGGTACCGGATTTCAACACCAAATGTCAGTGCCAGATTTTAGGTGAAGGGATTGGTTTTTTGCCGGATTACATGGTCCGCGAGGCGATGGCGCAATCCCTGCTGGTCACCCGACAAATCCATAACCCGCGCCAGGATTCGCGCATGTTACTGGCGACCCAGCACTCTGCCACCGGTCAGGTGACGCAGTGGATTAAAAAACAATTTTCGCCAAATGGCATATTAACGGGGATCTATCAGGATTTACTGCATCGGGAGAATTAA
- the pdeL gene encoding EAL domain-containing protein — MASHDLSVFLEEFGATVNLTLPGIVSEKERLLLKLLMEGMSVTEISQYRNRSAKTISHQKKQLYEKLGIQSDITFWRDIFFQYHPQVISGKGNKNNFYIPDNRCHHIVTPEAISLALENHEFKPWIQPVFCAQTGVLTGCEVLVRWEHPQTGIIPPDQFIPLAESSGLIVIMTRQLMKQTADILMPVKHLLPDNFHIGINVSAGCFLAAGFEKECLNLVKKLGNDKIKLVLELTERNPIPVTPEARAIFDSLHQHNITFALDDFGTGYATYRYLQAFPVDFIKIDKSFVQMASVDEISGHIVDNIVELARKPGLSIVAEGVETQEQADLMIGKGVHFLQGYLYSPPVPGNKFISEWVMKAGG, encoded by the coding sequence ATGGCTTCGCATGATTTGAGTGTTTTTTTGGAAGAGTTCGGGGCAACGGTTAATTTGACCTTGCCTGGTATCGTGTCCGAAAAAGAACGGCTTTTACTCAAGCTGCTAATGGAGGGAATGTCGGTTACAGAAATATCACAATACAGAAATCGTAGCGCAAAGACAATTTCACATCAGAAGAAGCAGTTGTATGAAAAATTAGGCATCCAGAGTGATATTACTTTCTGGCGGGATATCTTTTTTCAATATCATCCGCAAGTCATCAGTGGCAAGGGAAATAAAAATAATTTTTATATTCCTGATAACCGTTGTCACCATATCGTCACGCCTGAAGCCATCAGTCTGGCGTTGGAAAATCACGAATTCAAACCGTGGATCCAGCCCGTTTTCTGCGCGCAGACAGGGGTACTGACGGGCTGTGAAGTGCTTGTTCGCTGGGAACATCCGCAAACGGGAATTATCCCACCGGATCAGTTTATTCCTCTGGCGGAGTCATCCGGTCTTATTGTCATAATGACTCGCCAGCTGATGAAACAGACTGCGGATATTCTGATGCCAGTAAAACATTTGCTGCCGGATAATTTCCATATTGGCATCAACGTCTCGGCAGGATGTTTTTTGGCCGCAGGATTTGAAAAAGAGTGTCTGAATCTGGTCAAGAAATTAGGTAACGATAAAATCAAGCTGGTTCTTGAGCTAACGGAACGCAACCCCATTCCGGTAACGCCAGAAGCCAGAGCGATATTTGACAGCCTTCATCAGCACAACATTACCTTTGCGCTGGATGACTTTGGTACGGGTTATGCGACCTATCGTTATTTGCAGGCGTTTCCGGTCGATTTTATTAAAATTGACAAGTCGTTTGTGCAAATGGCGAGTGTCGACGAAATTTCCGGTCATATTGTGGACAATATTGTCGAACTGGCGCGTAAGCCTGGTCTGAGTATCGTGGCGGAAGGGGTAGAAACCCAGGAGCAGGCGGATTTAATGATCGGCAAAGGCGTTCACTTTTTGCAGGGCTATTTGTACTCTCCGCCAGTACCGGGTAATAAATTTATCTCTGAATGGGTAATGAAAGCAGGTGGTTGA